Genomic window (Primulina eburnea isolate SZY01 chromosome 8, ASM2296580v1, whole genome shotgun sequence):
ACAAAAGTATTTATCTCCGAATTCTTCACGAACCATCTGCAGTACTCTATTGGACATAATATGTAAAATCTCTTTCTGAATTTCTGGAGCGATATATTGGGCATTTTTTGGAGCATTCTCAGGCACAACTTCATCAATTTCTGTATTCATTTTTGCAAAAGCCTTCaccaattcaagaaaatttccaCGATTAGATGAAAATAGAGATTCATTGTTACCTCTAAATGCACAACCTTGAAGTGCTAGCCAACATACAGCTACAATTGAGGTACTCAAACGCAGacgatttttttctttttcctcttTAGATTGTGCATGGATCACTTTATCAATATGTTGTGAGGGCCTCATCAAATTTCAGCCCTTCTGTCATACATAGTATGAGGCGAAGAAGCTGCAGAACCAATATGGGCAAGAAAAACAAGTGTTTTTCCTTGGTTTACCCTTTTCCAATTGTCAAATCCTTCATTGACCAATGCCGAGATATTATAtgaattaacataaaagaaaacaataaaacaatatgccttatttgttgatgGTGAATACTCCAACCAATAAAATTTCTGAAACCATTTTTTCTGAAAACAACGATTCTGACTTCCAAATTTTGTACCTGGATACTCCAACATATCTGGTTGATAAGGCCCCATATTTAGATATGAACGTCTCATCTCATCTCGTACATTAACATAATATTCACATATCTGTTTTCTTTTTCCCGAATCTTGTTCAATACAAGTAGATGATGACTGATTACCGTCTCTAGGAGAGGAGCATGAAGGAATTTGGATATTGGGAAATGGAAGATTTTCACTGGATTGATGTTGCATTGTAAGGACTGTAGGAATTGAAGTATCTTTACTAGCTTGACGATCTCTCTTCTTAAAGAGAGAGGATATcaatttttttcctttctttgcagcagattgatgttccattttgaaatagttcaagttataatcctaaacaagtaataaaataattatcaatAAATAAACAAGTAATAGCCAATCAAtaactcaacaacaaacaatcaaGACTCAATAATCAATTGCTCGTAACAAATATTCAAGCAATAACCAATTAATGACTCATCAAACTGACATATTGACATATTAATTAAGGATTAAAAAATTCGAATAACAAAGAATCTGCTATCAAATGATAAAAGAGAAttgaaaattcatgaaataTTCATGCAATAATCTAACTTTTAATTGAAAAAAATTTAGGAGAAAACTCAATTTTTATTTatcatcataaataataaaataaccaTAATAATTTCAAGTTCTACATCATAATTCATAAATTTCTTCATTATAAAAACAAGCCCAGTAAATGATAAGTTTCTTTGACAAGTTGCAAAGGCTTACAATCAATGTGACATTTATGTGCATTCTTCAAACATTTCATGAAGTATTCTATTATTATTAATGCATAATATTCTTCAATACGGTTGTACCAGCTTCATATGATtggttttattaatttttaacactcaaattcgaaagaaaaaaaatatcgaAGTGATGAGAACGTAAGAAAAAGGACCAAGTCACAATTATCATCAAAGTGTACCAACTTCATAATATTGGTTTTACTTATTTTAATGGAACCAGCAAGCAAATTCTTTGGACCACTCCATCCAATTTCTCTATAGACTATAAATACACATACATGACTCAGATTTCCACAGCAAAGATTTTTTACGCCACCCGCCTCCCCTGCCCGTTACAATAAACTAAAGCCAACCAACCCCTTTTCGTCCAAAATAAAAAAGTGATTGGCATTTCATTAAACAAGTCATGGGCTCATGGCcagggatgtaaacgaaccaaaccgtttgtgagctattcgaagctcgattcgataaaagctcgtttgagctcgtttaacgaggctcgttaagataaacaaaccaaactcaaactttacagtattcggctcgttagctcgtgaacaatTTCGTTGGTAAATTCATcagtaatcttttagatgaaaaaataatagttttgatatttgattttgcatattatttatgaaatatatagaaaaatctattaaatttttttattataataaatttacaaattttaataagaataatatatttttctttaaatatataatttattttttaattaatttaatgaaaatttaaatgtataattcatatttattaagcttgtttaggctcgaaaaaggcttgaataagctcgtgagtcatacatatattcgttaaataaagctcgagctcggctcgattataaacgaaccaagctcaaacattcaagagttcggctcggctcgactcgattacatccctatGGCCAACAGAGAAAAAGACAACCAATAAATCACAAATCACGCACAGAGAAACCatcaaaaacaaaatcaaacatGTATAGTCGATTCTTACCTGGATTGTTGCCCTGCCGGATGAGCAATTCGATTTTAAGGTGAGTCCGATTGCGCCTTCTTCCTCTCGCTAAAGGAGTTGGGAGAGATACTGTAGAATTGATGTGGGCCgaaattttgtagaattgagTAGAATTGAGGTGGGCCGAAATTGGGCTGGGCTGGGCTAGGACATTGGTGGGTGGGCTGAAATTTTAACTTAagtatcaaaaaaaaaaaaagtgagctGTGCTACAGCCGAGTACAACGCTCCAGTGGATCCGCCTCTGCCTACGAATGTTTGATTATATAAACCATACGAATGCCCGAAACAAAAAATTtagattgtcaaaataaaataaaaattttaaacttccgctgcgtttgggtaCAAGAAAACTGAGATCCAACATAAGTACCAAACCAACTTTTTTGATGAAGCATCAAATATTTTGGAGATTATTGTTTAAGAAAAAGATCGGAAGAAAAGAGAAGAAGACGAAGAAATGACGATTGAAGGATTtcttaaaaatttatatgtatattatttaattagtattttagaCTTTATGTACTCTTTTTTTAAGAAACTTATCCACTTTTACTTTTGTCATGCAAATGATATTAACCATAGaactatttaaatatattatatattgataatatatgtatgattATGTTTGTTGTGAGAACATCTCAATAATATTTATTCGTGTgacaaatcaaaataaaaagtagtatttttggtataaaagataatattttttcatgaatgatcaAAATAGAATATTCGTTTTATAAAATTgactcgtaagaccgtctcacagaaatttttatgtatatatattatgaaatatataatttttggtTTTTACTTTTTGACGGGTTGATCCGTCTAATCTGCAACCTAGAATGGGTTGATGGGCTAGCCAGCAACGTCCCGTTTGATGTAAGTAGCAGCGGGTCGGGTTGAGTCAAGTGGAtgataatttattttcaaaCAACTCAATACAATTACATGATTTAATTCAAGACGAAATCGAATGGGTTCCGGATTGACAAGTATCCGTGGATGTAAAGGGAGGCTTGTGTTTATTTTTGGTTGATGGCGCAAGGGCAGGTCTTGCCAGTCCCTCCCTCTGTTTTCATGGAAATCGAATGAATCCACAGCTTGCTTAGTTCTTCAAAGAGATGAATTCTCTCACCATTATCAACCAGAGCCTCGCCACGAGCTCAATTTCATGCCCCCctcaaaaccctaaaccctttTGCAAAACCCACTCTCGATTGGCTTCCACAGTCTCATCGGATGGACGACGCGCCGCCGTTTCATCCTTGAATTTCTCTGCTACTGGAGCAATTTTACCTCCGCTCAGGGCATGTACTTCGGGATTCAATCGTCGCAGGGCTTCGTCGAATGATGCTCACCCCATCGTTGGAGGCTCCAGTGAAATGCGGGAgcccagttttctggaatttaTCACTTCGGAGAGAGTGAAGGTGGTGGCGATGCTTGCGCTGGCTTTGGCTCTCTGTAATGCCGACCGTGTCGTTATGTCAGTGGCCATAGTGCCTATTTCCCTTTCTCGTGGTTGGGGTCAATCATTTGCAGGAGTTGTTCAGGTAGTTCTCCCTCCCTTCCTTCATGTCCTTCTGATTCGGTGCATGAGCATTTGCTATTCGGGCTTTagttttttccaaattttcctGGTGAAGAATTCGTAAGCTCTTCGAGTTCTAAATGATTAGGTGGCGTAAAAGATTCTTGAATGATTCGAAAATGTTAAATGGAATAATCAATAAACTGTGGGGATAAATAAATAGCTATTTCTGTGTTATGAGCATGATAAAAGACGAAGCACTTTCTTGGTTTATGTAGCTGACATTATGTTAGATCACAAAAAGTAGAAAACATGGCCCAGTCGGTGGTATAAATTTATTTCTCTTTACTTTTTATCGGAATCTGGACTCATGGATCTATTTGCATGTATGTTGTAAAGATACAGTTATACCTAAGTgtttttttttcacttttacTGAATCTCATTGATTTGTAGCCAATAATGGCAGTCATCTTTTCTCTGGGGATACCTGATATCGCCTATAGCTGGAGGAGCTTTAGTGGACTATCATGGTGGTAAGGTAGTTATGGCGTGGGGGGTGGCTTTGTGGTCTCTGGCCACCTTCCTTACTCCATGGGCAGCAGAAACGTCTGTGTTGCTTCTACTTTCAATGCGGATGCTACTTGGCATTGCAGAAGGTGTTGCTCTTCCTTGCATGAATAATTTGATTGCAAGGTACAATAAAATATTCTCTCTCTTAGTATTTAATTTCTGATTCATATTCtacatttgaatgatcatgtaacAGTCTATGGAGCTAAAGCTCAAAAGTTTGGATTATATTTGAATTCTTCTTTCAGGTGGTTTCCTAAGACAGAAAGGTCAACAGCAGTAGCACTTGCAATGGCTGGATTTCAGCTTGGAAGTGCTATTGGTCTCGTGCTTTCTCCAATTCTCATGTCACAGGCTGGTATATTCGGACCTTTTGTGATCTTTGGATTGTTTGGTTTTCTTTGGCTTTTAGTGTGGATATCAGCAACCTCAAGCTCTCCTGACCGAAGCCCTCAAATATCAGTTAATGAGTTGAGATACATACAGAACAGCATGTCAGTTCCCTCTCTGTCAAAAACAAGAAAAGTCATTCCACCATTCCGCCTCTTGCTCTCTAAGCTACCAACTTGGTCTCTAATTGTTGCAAATTCCATGCATAGCTGGGTAAAATCTCTTGTTTCCTTCGGAATTTCAGACTAGCTTTCCATTAGTCAACTTCTACAGCTAGTCATCTACATCTGCTAGTCACTACTTTCCCACTGAAACTTCGAATCCATTTTGGCTTTATTTTACAGGTTTTGTAGAATACCATGTGGACATACTGGCTTGTTCTTCTAGATATCTTGAAAGACTTCCCACGAATATTTTATCTATTCTCTTCTTTCGTGCAGGGTTTTTTCGTTATACTTTCATGGATGCCAATCTACTTCAAAACGGTATgttcatttattatttttcaaaatttagtgGTATTGAGCTTATTGTCATCATTGATAAATTGGAGGAATTTGTTTTGTGTAGTTGTATCATGTCGACCTAAGACAAGCTGCTTGGTTTAGTGCTGTTCCATGGTGTATGATGGCTCTCGTGGGATACTTTGCAGGCATTCTGTCTGATAGGATGATTCAAAGTGGCATCAGCGTTACTTTGACTCGCAAAATTATGCAGGTACCTTTTCTCT
Coding sequences:
- the LOC140839380 gene encoding probable anion transporter 4, chloroplastic encodes the protein MNSLTIINQSLATSSISCPPQNPKPFCKTHSRLASTVSSDGRRAAVSSLNFSATGAILPPLRACTSGFNRRRASSNDAHPIVGGSSEMREPSFLEFITSERVKVVAMLALALALCNADRVVMSVAIVPISLSRGWGQSFAGVVQSSFLWGYLISPIAGGALVDYHGGKVVMAWGVALWSLATFLTPWAAETSVLLLLSMRMLLGIAEGVALPCMNNLIARWFPKTERSTAVALAMAGFQLGSAIGLVLSPILMSQAGIFGPFVIFGLFGFLWLLVWISATSSSPDRSPQISVNELRYIQNSMSVPSLSKTRKVIPPFRLLLSKLPTWSLIVANSMHSWGFFVILSWMPIYFKTLYHVDLRQAAWFSAVPWCMMALVGYFAGILSDRMIQSGISVTLTRKIMQSVGFVGPGFALIGLTAAKSPFIASAWLTLAVGLKSFSHCGFLVNLQEVAPQYSGVMHGMSNTAGTLAAIVGTVGAGFFVELVGSFKGFLLLTAFLYFSAAIFWNLFSTGERVDFD